The sequence below is a genomic window from Sulfurospirillum oryzae.
AAGATAAAGGGAAGATAAAGGGGACAGGCTACTTTAATGAAATTGAAAAATAAATCTTTTATATGTAAAGAAAAAGTAGCCTGTCCCCATTTACCCTTGTTTTAACAGGTTGAATTTTAATAAGACTTCATTACAATTTGATTACAACAGGTATTATGCTTTAGAAGAGAATTAAAGTGTTGTTTTGAGGCATTATCTGTCAATGTAAAAGCAGAATTAGGAAATTATAGTAGACTATTTTCTATCGATATAAGCCATTAAAACTTATTAATTCTTCAATATAAATTAGTTCAAGCAATAAAGTCTAAAATGACTAAAAATAGGGTTTATTTAGCCTATATATTAGCAAGTATTTCACTTTACAAATAACTCGGTGGTGTTTGGGATAAAGAGGTCTTTGAACGACACATTGATACACTTTAAATCTTTACATGTAAACGCCAAAACCTTTGTATGTTGGCGTTTACACTCTATTCGAAAGTTATCCGTTGTTTGATACAAAAGTTGCCTCATAGGCATCAAGAGTCATCTCCTGTCCTGTTTTTTTGTCGATTAAAACAGGTTCTGCAATTTCTCCCGTTTTAATATTGATGAAGTGGCTTTTTAGACCTTTTGGGGCAGAGTGTTTATCTCCCCATTCAAACATAACGACCATTAAAGGGTACAAATCTTTACCTTGTTTGGATAAAACATATTCATAACGTTTCGTGCTTTCTCCATAACTCTGGCGTTCTAAAATTCCAGAGTCTACAAGGTCGTTAAGCCTTCGTGTCAGTATATTGGGCGCAATGCCGAGGCTTTTTTGAAATTCATCAAATCGTTTAAGCCCCCTAAAGGCATCTCTAATAATGAGCAAACTCCACCACTCTCCAATATGCTCCAAACATTGGGCTATGGGGCATGGCATTTCATTGTAACTTTTTCGTTTCATAAGATTCTCCATTTTACTTGCATTATTATAGCAAAAATATTATACTATCATCATGCAAGTAAAATTGTATTCAAATAGATCAAAAGGAAAGCAAATGAATATGACACATAATACAATCCTCATTACAGGTGGAACAAGCGGCATTGGCTATGAGCTGGCTCGTCAACTTTGCGAAAGCAACACAGTCATCATAACGGGGCGCAATCAAGAAAAACTGGATCAGGCTAAAGCCAACTTAAAAAATGTTCACACATTTCAATGCGATGTAGCCAATCCTCAAGAGATAATCAATTTGCATCAAGCCGTCACAACACAGTTTCCTGCCCTTAATATCGTGGTGAACAATGCGGGGATAATGAAAAAAATTGATTTGCAACAAGAGGTTGACCTGCTGACACTCACACAAGAGATCGATATCAATGTAAACGGTGTTCTACGCATGTGTACACAGTTTTTGCCTCATTTGAAACAGCAAAAAAATGCGGCAATTATCAATGTTTCATCGGCACTTGCTTTTGTTCCTTTTGTGAGTACACCAGTATATTGTGCAACGAAAGCAGCACTACACTCTTATACACAATCGTTACGCGTTCAATTGCGCAATACTAAGGTCAAAATTTTTGAATTAGCACCACCTGCTATAGAGACACCATTAATTAATGAATTTGACGCGAGTGAACAAGAAAGTATGTCAATTATGAATGTCACAAAATTGGCCAAGTTAGCAATAGAAGGCATTAAGAGTGATGAAGAAGAGATAAGGCCAGGGCAGAGTAATCTCCTTAAAATGATGAGTCGCATCGCTCCAAGTTTTGCACTTAATATGCTCAATAAAGCGTATATATCAACGCATTCGTAAAAACAAGCACTGTATTTGGAGAAGTAGTATGAAAATTCACGAAGTCGTCATCACGGGATACGGCATGATTAATGGTGTAGGCAATAACGCGAACGATGCCTTTAGTGCTCTTTTGGCTGGCAAAAGTGGCGTAGACATCATCTCTCATTTTGATGCAAGCAATGAAAAAGTACGCATTGCCTGCGAAGTTAAAAATTTTAATCCTGATGACGTGATGGACAAGAAAGAGCAGAAAAAAGCGGATCGATTTATTCATCTTGGATTGCAAGCAGTTGCAGAAGCGATGCAACGTGCTAATATCAAAATTGAAGATATTGATCGAGATCGATTTGGTGTGTGTGGCGCGACCGGTATTGGAGGGCTTCCTACTATTGAAAAAAATGTTATTAGTAGTTTTCAAAAAGGGGCTAAAGGTGTTTCACCCTTTTTTGTTCCCTCTACCATCACCAATATGTTAAGCGGATATGTCTCTATCTATCACGATTTAAGAGGGCCCAATCTTTCCAGTACCACTGCATGTACAGCAGGGCTTCATGCGATCACGGAAGCTGCAAAAACGATTATGCTTGGCGGTGCCGACGCGATGGTTGCGGTTGGTGCTGAAGCGTGTATTTGCCCCATTGGTTTAAGAGGATTTGCGAACATGAATGCACTCTCCACACGCAATGATGACCCCACTCATGCCTCACGCCCTTTTGACAAAAACAGAGATGGTTTTATTCTCGGAGAAGGTGCGGGAGCGCTCATTTTAGAGAGCCTAGAATCAGCTCAAAGAAGAGGGGCAACCATCTATGCCAAGCTATTAGGTTTTGGGGAGAGTGCTGATGCTCATCACATTACAACGCCTTTGGTTAATCACGAAGGTGCTTCAAGGGCGATCAAAGCAGCACTTGCAATGGCAGGAAGTCCTAAAATTGATTACATCAATGCGCATGGAACCAGCACCTATTACAACGATTTGTATGAGAGCAAAATGTTTGAAAGCCTATTTGAAAAAGTCCCGCCATTAAGCTCCATCAAGGGCTCAACAGGCCATACACTTGGTGCTGTGGGGACAATCGAAGCAGTTGTCTCCATTATGGCATTAAATGCTAATATCATGCCGCCTACGATTAATTTCGAAGCATCAAGCGAAGATATGCAATTGGATTACATTCCCAACAAAGCAAGAGCAGCGGAGTTGCGTACCGTCTTGAGTGCCAATTATGGTTTTGGAGGGACAAACGGAGCCATCATTTTTGGGAAATAAGCTGCAATAATAGACTACAAAACTTCTTGTTCCGTAAACGTCCGAATAGCCTATATGTAGGCGTTTGCGGATATTTA
It includes:
- a CDS encoding SDR family oxidoreductase, which translates into the protein MNMTHNTILITGGTSGIGYELARQLCESNTVIITGRNQEKLDQAKANLKNVHTFQCDVANPQEIINLHQAVTTQFPALNIVVNNAGIMKKIDLQQEVDLLTLTQEIDINVNGVLRMCTQFLPHLKQQKNAAIINVSSALAFVPFVSTPVYCATKAALHSYTQSLRVQLRNTKVKIFELAPPAIETPLINEFDASEQESMSIMNVTKLAKLAIEGIKSDEEEIRPGQSNLLKMMSRIAPSFALNMLNKAYISTHS
- the fabF gene encoding beta-ketoacyl-ACP synthase II, whose amino-acid sequence is MHEVVITGYGMINGVGNNANDAFSALLAGKSGVDIISHFDASNEKVRIACEVKNFNPDDVMDKKEQKKADRFIHLGLQAVAEAMQRANIKIEDIDRDRFGVCGATGIGGLPTIEKNVISSFQKGAKGVSPFFVPSTITNMLSGYVSIYHDLRGPNLSSTTACTAGLHAITEAAKTIMLGGADAMVAVGAEACICPIGLRGFANMNALSTRNDDPTHASRPFDKNRDGFILGEGAGALILESLESAQRRGATIYAKLLGFGESADAHHITTPLVNHEGASRAIKAALAMAGSPKIDYINAHGTSTYYNDLYESKMFESLFEKVPPLSSIKGSTGHTLGAVGTIEAVVSIMALNANIMPPTINFEASSEDMQLDYIPNKARAAELRTVLSANYGFGGTNGAIIFGK
- a CDS encoding winged helix-turn-helix transcriptional regulator: MKRKSYNEMPCPIAQCLEHIGEWWSLLIIRDAFRGLKRFDEFQKSLGIAPNILTRRLNDLVDSGILERQSYGESTKRYEYVLSKQGKDLYPLMVVMFEWGDKHSAPKGLKSHFINIKTGEIAEPVLIDKKTGQEMTLDAYEATFVSNNG